The following proteins come from a genomic window of Blastococcus sp. HT6-30:
- the mshB gene encoding N-acetyl-1-D-myo-inositol-2-amino-2-deoxy-alpha-D-glucopyranoside deacetylase — protein MPDRRLLLVHAHPDDETINNGATMARYVAEGAGVTLLTCTLGEEGEILVPELTQLAADQADQLGGYRICELRAAMAALGVEDVRFLGGAGRYRDSGMMGTPANEHPRAFWQAHLDEAVAHAVAVVREVRPQVVVTYDEFGGYGHPDHIQAHRVAMAAVAAAADPAYRPDLGGPWKVAKVYWNAMPRSVVREGIEALAALGEASPFEGLGDLEEVPFAVPDEVVTCAVDGRAYAGRKDAAMRAHPTQITVDGPFFALSNNLGQEVLGVEYYRQVLGERGPGSGPDGREDDLFAGLPG, from the coding sequence ATGCCTGACCGCCGGCTGCTCCTGGTCCACGCCCATCCCGACGACGAGACGATCAACAACGGGGCCACGATGGCCCGCTACGTCGCCGAGGGCGCCGGCGTCACCCTGCTCACCTGCACGCTGGGGGAGGAGGGCGAGATCCTGGTGCCGGAGCTGACCCAGCTGGCCGCCGACCAGGCCGACCAGCTCGGCGGCTACCGGATCTGTGAGCTGCGCGCCGCGATGGCCGCCCTCGGAGTCGAGGACGTCCGCTTCCTCGGTGGGGCCGGGCGCTACCGGGACTCCGGGATGATGGGCACGCCGGCCAACGAGCACCCGCGGGCGTTCTGGCAGGCCCACCTCGACGAGGCGGTCGCGCATGCCGTCGCCGTGGTCCGCGAGGTGCGCCCGCAGGTCGTCGTCACCTACGACGAATTCGGCGGCTACGGCCACCCCGACCACATCCAGGCCCACCGCGTCGCCATGGCGGCGGTGGCGGCCGCGGCCGACCCGGCGTACCGCCCCGACCTGGGCGGGCCGTGGAAGGTGGCGAAGGTCTACTGGAACGCGATGCCGCGTTCGGTGGTCCGGGAGGGCATCGAGGCGCTGGCGGCGCTGGGGGAGGCGTCGCCCTTCGAGGGGCTGGGGGACCTCGAGGAGGTGCCCTTCGCCGTGCCCGACGAGGTGGTCACCTGCGCCGTCGACGGCCGCGCGTACGCGGGCAGGAAGGACGCCGCGATGCGGGCGCACCCGACCCAGATCACCGTCGACGGCCCGTTCTTCGCCCTGTCGAACAACCTCGGCCAGGAAGTCCTGGGCGTCGAGTACTACCGGCAGGTGTTGGGCGAGCGCGGCCCCGGCAGCGGTCCGGACGGCCGGGAGGACGACCTGTTCGCCGGTCTGCCCGGGTGA
- a CDS encoding EAL domain-containing protein, translating to MADAARSQQVMAGLRRLGVRLSVDDYGTGYSSLSYLRALPVDELKLDRSFVTHLSSDPRAAAIVRSTLQLSRDLGMSMVVEGVEDADSLAALREWGCDVAQGYHISRPMPAERLLGWLDAAADAGRGEPGPALPPLSGGCRGSPGGDSPSTTGTATGGLRRRRHDRAGRGAERLAGGEGAGQHTGQQEHHVHDAERAAGAHQQVALRAAHHRADHDHQPGDGG from the coding sequence ATGGCCGACGCCGCCCGCAGCCAGCAGGTGATGGCCGGCCTGCGCCGGCTGGGCGTGCGGCTCTCCGTCGACGACTACGGCACGGGCTACTCCTCGCTGTCCTACCTGCGGGCGCTGCCGGTCGACGAGCTGAAGCTCGACCGCAGCTTCGTCACCCACCTCAGCAGCGACCCCCGGGCCGCGGCGATCGTGCGCAGCACCCTGCAGCTGAGCCGCGACCTGGGCATGAGCATGGTGGTGGAGGGCGTCGAGGACGCCGACTCCCTGGCCGCGCTGCGCGAGTGGGGCTGCGACGTCGCGCAGGGTTACCACATCTCCCGCCCGATGCCGGCCGAGCGGTTGCTGGGCTGGCTCGACGCCGCGGCCGACGCCGGCCGCGGCGAACCCGGTCCAGCGCTCCCACCGCTGAGTGGAGGGTGCCGCGGCTCGCCGGGGGGGGATTCACCGAGCACCACCGGTACCGCTACCGGCGGGCTCCGCCGCCGCCGGCATGACCGCGCGGGGCGGGGCGCCGAGCGCCTGGCCGGCGGCGAGGGCGCCGGCCAGCACACCGGCCAGCAGGAACACCACGTTCACGATGCCGAGCGCGCCGCCGGCGCCCATCAGCAGGTCGCCCTCCGGGCGGCGCACCATCGCGCCGACCACGACCACCAGCCAGGTGACGGCGGGTAG
- a CDS encoding ABC transporter ATP-binding protein, whose product MSTASTSMSSGAASRGSAPLLQVEDLHVRFRTGSGVVNAVNGVSYTLSEGQTLAILGESGSGKSVSAQAIMGILDSPPAEVTEGQIVFEGRDLLTLPAEEQRKVRGPGISMIFQDALSSLNPVYSVGFQIGEMFRAHRGMSRKDAKKQAVELMDRVRIPAAAERVDDFPHQFSGGMRQRVMIAMAIALDPRILIADEPTTALDVTVQAQVMDLLKDLQRDTGMGLILITHDLGVVNEVADDVAVMYAGRIVERGTVDDVFGNPAHPYTDGLMRSIPQLEAKGGRLQPIGGQPPNLAAIPSGCPFHPRCPERRLGAAALPGRDCAGDVPPLRRVVPGREAACHYSEEVLGV is encoded by the coding sequence ATGAGCACCGCGTCCACGTCCATGTCCTCCGGCGCGGCCAGCCGCGGGAGCGCCCCGCTGCTGCAGGTCGAGGACCTGCACGTGCGGTTCCGCACCGGGTCCGGCGTCGTCAACGCCGTGAACGGGGTGAGCTACACCCTCTCGGAGGGCCAGACCCTCGCCATCCTCGGCGAGTCCGGGTCCGGCAAGTCGGTGTCCGCCCAGGCGATCATGGGCATTCTCGACTCGCCGCCGGCGGAGGTCACCGAGGGGCAGATCGTCTTCGAGGGCCGGGACCTGCTCACGCTGCCCGCCGAGGAGCAGCGCAAGGTCCGTGGTCCGGGGATCTCGATGATCTTCCAGGACGCGCTGTCGTCGCTGAACCCCGTGTACAGCGTCGGCTTCCAGATCGGCGAGATGTTCCGGGCGCACCGCGGCATGTCGCGCAAGGACGCCAAGAAGCAGGCCGTCGAGCTGATGGACCGGGTCCGCATCCCCGCCGCAGCAGAGCGGGTCGACGACTTCCCGCACCAGTTCTCCGGCGGCATGCGGCAGCGGGTGATGATCGCGATGGCGATCGCGCTGGACCCGCGGATCCTCATCGCCGACGAGCCCACCACGGCCCTGGACGTGACCGTCCAGGCCCAGGTCATGGACCTGCTCAAGGATCTGCAGCGGGACACCGGCATGGGCCTGATCCTGATCACCCACGACCTCGGCGTGGTCAACGAGGTCGCCGACGACGTCGCGGTCATGTACGCCGGCCGCATCGTCGAGCGGGGCACCGTCGACGACGTGTTCGGCAACCCCGCGCACCCCTACACCGACGGGCTCATGCGCTCGATCCCGCAGCTGGAGGCCAAGGGTGGCCGGCTGCAGCCGATCGGTGGGCAGCCACCGAACCTGGCCGCGATCCCGTCGGGCTGCCCCTTCCACCCACGGTGCCCCGAGCGGCGGCTCGGTGCCGCCGCACTCCCCGGCCGCGACTGCGCCGGCGACGTCCCGCCGTTGCGGCGCGTCGTCCCCGGCCGCGAGGCGGCCTGCCACTACAGCGAGGAGGTCCTCGGTGTCTGA
- a CDS encoding (deoxy)nucleoside triphosphate pyrophosphohydrolase — translation MFRLRFTTMVEAPLTVAFDVARALGRPWPVPLEEVVSVRPERDVYVAGPGSGLRWLTHSRRFSATGAGTRVDEQVDWETGLPGALGSAVDQVVLRRRIVRAMQSHLDAYAAAAALRARDVVQVVGAALVDGDRVLVAQRSGGRFDGCWEFPGGKVEPGESELAALVRECEEELGVAVAPQAFLGEVPLDGVVAGGAPGASTMRVWWARISDGRPLAREHAQLRWVAAAELEALDWIPADRPLLPAVRALLARL, via the coding sequence GTGTTCCGGCTGCGTTTCACCACGATGGTGGAGGCGCCGCTGACCGTGGCGTTCGACGTCGCCCGCGCCCTCGGCCGTCCCTGGCCGGTGCCGCTGGAGGAGGTCGTGTCCGTGCGGCCGGAGCGGGACGTCTACGTGGCGGGGCCGGGCTCCGGGCTGCGGTGGCTCACCCACTCCCGTCGGTTCTCGGCCACGGGCGCCGGCACGCGGGTCGACGAGCAGGTCGACTGGGAGACCGGGCTGCCCGGTGCGCTCGGGTCCGCCGTCGACCAGGTGGTGCTCCGCCGCCGGATCGTGCGGGCGATGCAGTCGCACCTCGACGCCTACGCCGCCGCGGCGGCCCTGCGGGCGCGCGACGTGGTGCAGGTGGTGGGGGCCGCCCTCGTCGACGGCGACCGCGTGCTGGTGGCGCAGCGCTCCGGCGGCCGCTTCGACGGCTGCTGGGAGTTCCCGGGCGGGAAGGTCGAGCCGGGGGAGTCGGAGCTGGCCGCGCTCGTGCGCGAGTGCGAAGAGGAGCTCGGGGTCGCCGTGGCCCCGCAGGCGTTCCTCGGCGAGGTGCCACTGGACGGCGTCGTTGCCGGCGGTGCGCCCGGGGCCTCGACGATGCGGGTGTGGTGGGCGCGGATCTCCGACGGCCGGCCGCTGGCCCGCGAGCACGCCCAGCTGCGGTGGGTGGCCGCCGCCGAGCTGGAGGCGCTCGACTGGATCCCCGCCGACCGCCCCCTCCTCCCCGCCGTCCGGGCCCTCCTCGCCCGCCTCTGA
- a CDS encoding Rrf2 family transcriptional regulator, translated as MGSVRINARVDYAVRAVVELAAAAPEALTCDRIAAAQNIPNRFLQAILADLQHARLVTSQRGRDGGYRLALPASEISIARVMRVEQGFLAEVHGQRPEDVVYPGSAAGLAGVWVAAREAYRQVLEGVTVADVVAGELPPHAAELVAIDDAWRSFSAPSRD; from the coding sequence ATGGGCTCCGTGCGCATCAACGCCCGGGTCGACTACGCCGTCCGAGCCGTCGTGGAGCTCGCCGCGGCCGCGCCCGAGGCACTGACCTGCGACCGCATCGCCGCCGCCCAGAACATCCCCAACCGCTTCCTGCAGGCGATCCTCGCCGACCTCCAGCACGCCCGGCTGGTCACCAGCCAGCGCGGCCGGGACGGCGGCTACCGGCTGGCGCTGCCGGCCTCGGAGATCTCCATCGCCCGCGTCATGCGGGTGGAGCAGGGCTTCCTGGCCGAGGTGCACGGCCAGCGCCCCGAGGACGTCGTCTACCCCGGGTCGGCCGCCGGGCTGGCCGGCGTGTGGGTCGCCGCCCGCGAGGCCTACCGGCAGGTGCTCGAGGGCGTCACCGTGGCCGACGTCGTCGCCGGGGAGCTCCCTCCGCACGCGGCCGAGCTCGTCGCCATCGACGACGCCTGGCGGTCGTTCAGCGCTCCGTCGCGGGACTGA
- a CDS encoding CsbD family protein, giving the protein MSGMDKMRNKAEELSGKGKESVGEATGDRDLQAEGQADQASGNLKQAGEKVKDVFKK; this is encoded by the coding sequence ATGAGCGGCATGGACAAGATGCGGAACAAGGCCGAGGAGCTTTCGGGCAAGGGCAAGGAGTCCGTGGGCGAGGCGACGGGCGACCGGGACCTGCAGGCCGAGGGCCAGGCGGACCAGGCGTCGGGCAACCTCAAGCAGGCCGGCGAGAAGGTCAAGGACGTCTTCAAGAAGTAG
- a CDS encoding ABC transporter permease, whose amino-acid sequence MGRYIARRLLLTIPVLFGATFLIFAMVYALPGDPIRALSGDRPLAPAVIAQLRDEFNLNDPLLVQYFKYLVDLAHFDFGTDFRGRPVLDTIEQRLPVTARLTLVAVAFEVLIGVVAGVLAGIRRNGFFDNLVLVSTTLIVSVPILVLGFLAQYVLGLRLGWFPISGINEGWYSYLLPGLVLAAGSVAYVARLTRTSMSENLRADYVRTARAKGLTPRTVVVRHTLRNSLIPVVTFIGADVGTLMGGAIVTEGVFNIPGLGRAVFDAIRAQEGAVVVGIVTLLVFFFIFFNLVVDVLYAVLDPRIRYD is encoded by the coding sequence ATGGGCCGCTACATCGCGCGCCGACTGTTGCTCACCATCCCCGTCCTGTTCGGGGCCACTTTCCTCATCTTCGCGATGGTGTACGCCCTGCCCGGCGACCCCATCCGCGCCCTGAGCGGTGACCGCCCGCTCGCGCCCGCGGTGATCGCGCAGCTGCGCGACGAGTTCAACCTCAACGACCCCCTGCTCGTCCAGTACTTCAAGTACCTGGTCGACCTGGCCCACTTCGACTTCGGCACCGATTTCCGCGGCCGCCCGGTGCTCGACACCATCGAGCAGCGGCTGCCGGTGACGGCGCGGCTCACGCTGGTGGCGGTGGCGTTCGAGGTGCTCATCGGTGTGGTCGCCGGTGTGCTGGCCGGCATCCGCCGCAACGGCTTCTTCGACAACCTCGTGCTCGTCTCGACGACTCTCATCGTCTCGGTGCCGATCCTGGTGCTCGGCTTCCTCGCCCAGTACGTACTCGGTCTCCGGCTGGGCTGGTTCCCCATCTCGGGGATCAACGAAGGCTGGTACAGCTATCTGCTGCCCGGCCTGGTGCTGGCGGCGGGCTCCGTCGCCTACGTCGCCCGTCTCACCCGCACGAGCATGTCCGAGAACCTGCGCGCCGACTACGTCCGGACGGCGCGAGCCAAGGGGCTGACTCCGCGAACGGTGGTCGTCCGGCACACGCTGCGCAACAGCCTGATCCCGGTGGTCACCTTCATCGGTGCCGACGTCGGCACGCTGATGGGTGGTGCCATCGTGACCGAGGGCGTCTTCAACATCCCGGGCCTCGGCCGGGCCGTCTTCGACGCCATCCGTGCCCAGGAGGGCGCCGTGGTCGTCGGGATCGTCACCCTGCTGGTCTTCTTCTTCATCTTCTTCAACCTGGTCGTCGACGTGCTCTACGCCGTGCTGGACCCGAGGATCCGCTATGACTGA
- a CDS encoding dipeptide ABC transporter ATP-binding protein, producing the protein MSDTVDGAATPSPAAAPGEVLLEVRELKKHFPLTQGVVFKRTVGHVRAVDGVDLSIGRGETVGLVGESGCGKSTVTKLIVALEKPTSGQILYKGDDVTKMSGRALKRYRREVQIIFQDPYASLNPRMTVGDIVAEGWSVHADIAPRKGRLQRTQELMERVGLNPDFVNRYPHQFSGGQRQRIGIARALALQPEVIVCDEPVSALDVSVQAQVVNLLEDLQKDFGLSYLFIAHDLSVVRHISDRVAVMYLGSIVEEGTDAEVYGSAAHPYTQALLSSVPVHEPHLRGLKERILLEGDVPSPADPPSGCRFRTRCWKAQDICATEAPALVDRGQGHPSACHFAEARRVIPTEA; encoded by the coding sequence GTGTCTGACACCGTCGACGGCGCAGCCACCCCGTCCCCGGCGGCGGCGCCGGGTGAGGTACTGCTGGAGGTCAGGGAGCTCAAGAAGCACTTCCCGCTGACCCAGGGCGTCGTGTTCAAGCGCACCGTCGGCCACGTGCGTGCGGTGGACGGCGTGGACCTGTCCATCGGCCGCGGGGAGACCGTGGGCCTGGTCGGCGAGTCCGGCTGCGGGAAGTCGACGGTCACGAAACTGATCGTGGCCCTCGAGAAGCCCACCAGCGGGCAGATCCTCTACAAGGGCGACGACGTCACGAAGATGAGCGGCCGTGCGCTCAAGCGGTACCGGCGCGAGGTCCAGATCATCTTCCAGGACCCCTACGCCTCGCTGAACCCGCGCATGACCGTCGGTGACATCGTCGCCGAGGGCTGGTCGGTGCACGCCGACATCGCGCCGAGGAAGGGCCGGCTGCAGCGGACCCAGGAACTCATGGAACGCGTCGGGCTCAACCCCGACTTCGTGAACCGGTACCCGCACCAGTTCTCCGGCGGCCAGCGCCAGCGCATCGGCATCGCCCGGGCCCTGGCCCTGCAGCCGGAGGTCATCGTCTGCGACGAGCCGGTCAGCGCCCTGGACGTCTCGGTGCAGGCGCAGGTGGTCAACCTGCTCGAGGACCTGCAGAAGGACTTCGGGCTGTCCTACCTGTTCATCGCGCACGACCTGTCCGTCGTGCGGCACATCTCCGACCGCGTCGCCGTCATGTACCTGGGCAGCATCGTGGAGGAGGGCACCGACGCCGAGGTCTACGGCTCGGCCGCCCACCCCTACACGCAGGCGCTGTTGTCGTCGGTGCCGGTGCACGAGCCGCACCTGCGCGGGCTCAAGGAGCGGATCCTCCTCGAAGGCGACGTGCCGAGCCCGGCCGACCCGCCGTCGGGCTGCCGGTTCCGCACCCGCTGCTGGAAGGCGCAGGACATCTGCGCCACCGAGGCGCCGGCGCTGGTGGACCGGGGCCAGGGCCACCCGTCGGCGTGCCACTTCGCCGAGGCCCGCCGGGTCATCCCGACGGAGGCCTGA
- a CDS encoding ABC transporter substrate-binding protein yields MKLSKRRGALVAGGVAAAMVLTACGGSDDNGGGGGTAAEGGSFSLAINNPENPLVPGNTTETEGSQVVKALWTGLIQYGEDGEVEYTGIAESIESDDNTTWTITLKDGWTFHDGTPVTASSFVDAWNYTAYSPNAQGASYFFSNIVGYDELQAETDDEGNVVADPAATEMTGLQVVDDQTFTVTLNGPFAQFPVTVGYNAFFPMAESFFEDPEAAALDTPVGTGPFQAEGPFEEGVGITLSKYEDYAGEDEAQAETVDVRVYSEISTSYTDVQGGNLDVVKDIPADAITTAPSEFGDRFIQRPSSSFTYLGMPTYVERYSDPRVRQAISMAIDREAITEAIFNGTFTPATDAIAPVVDGYREGACEYCELDVERANQLLDEAGFDRSQPIELWFNAGASHDAWVEAVGNQLRENLGVEYSLQGNLEFAQYLPLADDQGFTGPFRLGWAMDYPSPQNYLEPLYSTAALPPNGSNTAFYSNPEFDELVAQGNRAESNEQAIDFYQQADDVLLEDMPILPMFFGVEQIVHSENVSNVVIDVFGQIDVAGVTVNG; encoded by the coding sequence GTGAAGTTGAGCAAGCGCAGAGGTGCGCTCGTCGCGGGTGGCGTCGCCGCCGCGATGGTGCTGACCGCATGTGGCGGTAGCGACGACAACGGGGGCGGTGGGGGCACCGCCGCCGAGGGTGGCTCCTTCAGCCTGGCGATCAACAACCCCGAGAACCCCCTCGTCCCGGGCAACACGACCGAGACCGAGGGCTCCCAGGTCGTGAAGGCTCTGTGGACCGGTCTCATCCAGTACGGCGAGGACGGCGAGGTCGAGTACACCGGCATCGCGGAGTCGATCGAGTCGGACGACAACACGACCTGGACCATCACGCTCAAGGACGGCTGGACCTTCCACGACGGCACCCCGGTGACCGCCTCGTCCTTCGTGGACGCGTGGAACTACACCGCCTACAGCCCGAACGCCCAGGGCGCCTCGTACTTCTTCTCGAACATCGTGGGCTACGACGAGCTGCAGGCCGAGACCGACGACGAGGGCAACGTCGTCGCCGACCCGGCCGCCACCGAGATGACAGGCCTCCAGGTGGTCGACGACCAGACCTTCACGGTCACGCTGAACGGTCCGTTCGCCCAGTTCCCGGTGACCGTCGGCTACAACGCCTTCTTCCCGATGGCTGAGTCCTTCTTCGAGGACCCCGAGGCTGCCGCGCTCGACACCCCGGTCGGCACCGGCCCGTTCCAGGCCGAGGGCCCCTTCGAGGAGGGGGTGGGCATCACGCTGTCCAAGTACGAGGACTACGCCGGCGAGGACGAGGCCCAGGCCGAGACCGTGGACGTGCGCGTCTACTCGGAGATCTCCACCTCCTACACCGACGTCCAGGGCGGCAACCTCGACGTGGTCAAGGACATCCCGGCGGACGCGATCACCACGGCGCCGTCGGAGTTCGGTGACCGGTTCATCCAGCGCCCGTCGTCGTCGTTCACCTACCTCGGCATGCCCACCTACGTCGAGCGGTACTCGGACCCGCGGGTCCGGCAGGCCATCTCCATGGCGATCGACCGCGAGGCGATCACCGAGGCGATCTTCAACGGCACGTTCACCCCGGCCACCGACGCGATCGCCCCGGTCGTCGACGGTTACCGGGAGGGGGCGTGCGAGTACTGCGAGCTCGACGTCGAGCGGGCCAACCAGTTGCTGGACGAGGCCGGCTTCGACCGTAGCCAGCCCATCGAGCTGTGGTTCAACGCGGGCGCCAGCCACGACGCCTGGGTCGAGGCCGTGGGCAACCAGCTCCGCGAGAACCTCGGCGTCGAGTACTCCCTGCAGGGGAACCTCGAGTTCGCCCAGTACCTGCCGCTCGCTGACGACCAGGGCTTCACCGGGCCGTTCCGGCTGGGCTGGGCCATGGACTACCCGAGCCCGCAGAACTACCTGGAGCCGCTGTACTCCACGGCTGCGTTGCCGCCGAACGGCTCGAACACGGCCTTCTACTCGAACCCCGAGTTCGACGAACTGGTCGCCCAGGGCAACCGGGCTGAGAGCAACGAGCAGGCCATCGACTTCTACCAGCAGGCCGATGACGTCCTTCTCGAGGACATGCCCATCCTGCCGATGTTCTTCGGGGTCGAGCAGATCGTCCACTCGGAGAACGTGTCCAACGTGGTGATCGACGTCTTCGGCCAGATCGACGTCGCCGGGGTCACCGTCAACGGCTGA
- a CDS encoding ABC transporter permease, producing MTDPKQTTVGHAEVGAGGMTGATDGPEDVAGTQNSLWSDAWKNLKRNPLFWVGSILMVLFLTMAAFPQLFARGADPRSCSLANSAEPPSGEHWFGFDQQGCDYLANVVHGARNSLLIGVVAVLVILFLGVVVGAVAGYYGGITDSILARVADIFYALPLILGALVLLRTAFERPGPIAVAVALAAFGWMTAMRLVRSQVIAVKSSDYVAAARAMGASDGRILLRHILPNAVAPVLVYTTITIGVLIAAEATLTFLGVGLQRPAISWGLQINTGQNLLRIAPHLVLFPSAVLTATVMAFVMMGDALRDALDPRQRS from the coding sequence ATGACTGACCCGAAGCAGACGACCGTCGGCCATGCCGAGGTCGGTGCCGGCGGTATGACCGGGGCGACCGACGGTCCGGAGGACGTCGCCGGCACGCAGAACAGCCTGTGGAGCGACGCCTGGAAGAACCTGAAGCGGAACCCGCTGTTCTGGGTCGGCTCGATCCTCATGGTGCTCTTCCTGACCATGGCGGCGTTCCCGCAGCTGTTCGCCCGCGGGGCCGACCCGCGGTCCTGCAGCCTGGCGAACTCGGCGGAGCCTCCATCGGGCGAGCACTGGTTCGGCTTCGACCAGCAGGGCTGCGACTACCTGGCCAACGTGGTCCACGGCGCGCGGAACTCCCTGCTCATCGGTGTGGTGGCCGTGCTGGTGATCCTCTTCCTCGGCGTGGTGGTCGGGGCGGTGGCCGGCTACTACGGCGGGATCACCGACAGCATCCTGGCGCGGGTCGCGGACATCTTCTACGCGTTGCCCCTCATCCTCGGTGCGCTCGTCCTGCTGCGGACGGCGTTCGAACGTCCCGGTCCCATCGCGGTGGCAGTGGCGCTGGCGGCCTTCGGCTGGATGACGGCGATGCGACTCGTCCGGTCGCAAGTGATCGCAGTGAAGAGCAGTGACTACGTCGCCGCGGCGCGCGCGATGGGCGCGTCCGACGGCCGCATCCTGCTCCGGCACATCCTGCCCAACGCCGTCGCCCCGGTGCTCGTCTACACGACGATCACCATCGGTGTGCTGATCGCCGCGGAGGCGACGCTGACCTTCCTGGGAGTCGGTCTGCAGCGACCGGCGATCTCGTGGGGTCTGCAGATCAACACCGGGCAGAACCTGCTGCGCATCGCGCCACACCTCGTCCTGTTCCCCAGCGCCGTACTGACCGCGACGGTCATGGCTTTCGTCATGATGGGCGACGCCCTGCGCGACGCTCTCGACCCGAGGCAGCGTTCATGA
- a CDS encoding nitrite/sulfite reductase encodes MSTPTRTSNRPQRGQGQWALGYREPLNPNERMKKDSDGLEVRQRILDIYSKTGFEGIDPGDLRGRMRWMGLYTQRAQGIPGGKTAVLEPEELEDSYFMMRARIDGGQLTSDALRVLGGISTEFGRDVADVTDRQNVQYHWIRIEDVPEIWRRLESVGLSTMEACGDVPRVMLGCPLAGILEDEVLDATDVIAATVEKYLGSPEFSNLPRKWKTSMSGCVDHCTEPEIDDVSFVGVVNEAGEAGYDLWVGGGLSTNPMFAQRIGVFVRPDQVTDVWAACTSVFRDYGYRRQRNRARIKFLIADWGPEKFRQVLQDEYLHEALPDGPAPAPAKHDQRDHVGVSRQKDGRNAVGFALRTGRITGTLLTTIANLADEHGQGRIRTTTQQKLVILDVPDEKVEALVEALAEHDLQVRPSAFRRGTMACTGLEFCKLAIVETKHHAQELYAELERRLPDFDTPIGINVNGCPNSCARFQTADIGFKGSMVRDDAGEMVEGFQVHLGGHLGVEATFGRKFRGHKVTKAETADYCERVLRGFLDRRTPGESFAHYVSRADEDWLL; translated from the coding sequence GTGAGCACCCCCACCCGCACCAGCAACCGGCCGCAGCGCGGTCAGGGTCAGTGGGCGCTGGGCTACCGCGAGCCGCTCAACCCCAACGAGCGGATGAAGAAGGACTCCGACGGCCTCGAGGTGCGTCAGCGGATCCTCGACATCTACTCGAAGACCGGCTTCGAGGGCATCGACCCCGGAGACCTCCGGGGCCGCATGCGCTGGATGGGTCTCTACACCCAGCGCGCCCAGGGCATCCCCGGCGGCAAGACCGCCGTGCTGGAGCCCGAGGAGCTCGAGGACTCCTACTTCATGATGCGCGCCCGCATCGACGGCGGGCAGCTGACCAGCGACGCCCTGCGGGTCCTCGGCGGCATCAGCACCGAGTTCGGCCGGGACGTCGCCGACGTCACCGACCGGCAGAACGTGCAGTACCACTGGATCCGCATCGAGGACGTGCCCGAGATCTGGCGCCGGCTGGAGTCGGTCGGGCTGAGCACGATGGAGGCCTGCGGGGACGTCCCGCGGGTCATGCTCGGCTGCCCGCTGGCCGGCATCCTCGAGGACGAGGTGCTCGACGCCACCGACGTGATCGCCGCGACCGTCGAGAAGTACCTGGGCAGCCCCGAGTTCAGCAACCTGCCCCGCAAGTGGAAGACGTCGATGTCCGGCTGCGTCGACCACTGCACCGAGCCGGAGATCGACGACGTCTCGTTCGTCGGCGTCGTCAACGAGGCGGGCGAGGCCGGCTACGACCTGTGGGTCGGCGGCGGGCTGTCCACCAACCCGATGTTCGCCCAGCGGATCGGCGTCTTCGTCCGGCCCGACCAGGTCACCGACGTCTGGGCCGCCTGCACGTCGGTCTTCCGCGACTACGGCTACCGACGGCAGCGCAACCGCGCCCGGATCAAGTTCCTGATCGCCGACTGGGGCCCGGAGAAGTTCCGCCAGGTGCTGCAGGACGAGTACCTGCACGAGGCTTTGCCCGACGGCCCCGCCCCCGCCCCCGCGAAGCACGACCAGCGCGACCACGTCGGCGTGAGCCGGCAGAAGGACGGCCGCAACGCCGTCGGGTTCGCCCTGCGCACCGGCCGGATCACCGGCACGCTGCTCACCACGATCGCGAACCTGGCCGACGAGCACGGACAGGGCCGCATCCGGACGACGACGCAGCAGAAGCTGGTCATCCTCGACGTGCCCGACGAGAAGGTGGAGGCGCTGGTCGAGGCGCTCGCCGAGCACGACCTGCAGGTGCGGCCGAGCGCCTTCCGCCGCGGCACCATGGCCTGCACCGGCCTGGAGTTCTGCAAGCTGGCGATCGTCGAGACCAAGCACCACGCGCAGGAGCTCTACGCCGAGCTCGAGCGCCGGCTGCCGGACTTCGACACGCCGATCGGCATCAACGTCAACGGCTGCCCGAACAGCTGCGCGCGGTTCCAGACCGCCGACATCGGGTTCAAGGGCTCGATGGTGCGCGACGACGCCGGCGAGATGGTCGAGGGCTTCCAGGTCCACCTGGGCGGTCACCTCGGGGTGGAGGCCACCTTCGGCCGCAAGTTCCGCGGCCACAAGGTGACCAAGGCCGAGACCGCCGACTACTGCGAGCGCGTCCTGCGGGGCTTCCTCGATCGCCGGACGCCGGGCGAGTCCTTCGCCCACTACGTCTCCCGCGCGGACGAGGACTGGTTGCTGTGA